From Halorussus lipolyticus:
GCCACTGCCAATCAGGGTGAAGCCGCCGAGGATGAATGTGGCCGGGATTTCGTTTCCTTTGCGTTTCATTTCTTCGGGCAGTACTGTTGTTGCACGCGACGGTGCCCAGCGTCGCGCGCACTAGAAATATCCTGTCAGCCTTTCAAATAAGAGTTTCTTTAACTATTCAATTTTGTCTCGATAGCTATTGAACAGAGTCGAAAGCTAACCAAATCGACAGCCAGTATCAAAAGTCAGCGAGTCAAATTTTTTCGTTCTGTTTTTCGGACGCCAAGAAATTCAGAAGCACCCGATAAACATCTACGGACGTGTTTTAGCCATAAAAACGAGTCTTTCATCAACTCCCTACGTACTCTTTGACGATTTTCTCCTCCACCCGATGCAGGGTCTCGCTCGCGGTCGATTTCGCCACACCGGCCTCGTCGGCCAACTCGGTCAGCGAACACTCGCGCGGGGTGTCGTAGTACCCTTCATCGACCGCCGTGTTCAGCAACTCCTGCTGGCGCTGGGTCAGCAGACTCTCGGAGTTGACCATCTCGCGGACGTACTCTACGTCGAAGTCCATCCCGAAGGCTTCGAGTTGGGCGGTGAACGCCGAAAGGCGGTCCCGAGAGGCCGTCAGTTCGACCTCGGCCGTGGCGTCCTCGATGACGAAGGGGAGTTCGAGCGGCAGACCCGACTCCTGCACCGAGAACAACAGCAGGGGCGCGGTAGTCTCGAACTCGACCAGCGCGGACTCCTCGGACGCCTGCTGGAGGTCGAGGCGCACGATGTCCTCACGGTCGTCCATGTCGGCGACGACCGAGGGCAGGTCCGAGGAGGTAATCTCCAGCAGACCCACCCCGGTCTCGTCGGCGGGGAAAGCCGCCAGCACGCGGAACTCGGCGTCCGGATGGGCCGACGAGACCTGTGCAATCCACACGTCGTCGGGGAGCGTGATGTGTAGTTTGGCTGTCGGCATCTCTGTGTAAACCGACGAACGCCACGGACGGATAAGTCTTCCCGAACATGTTCGGTATCATTCCCGACCTGTCGGAGGACGGAACCGAACAGGTTCGGGATAATCGCCGTGGGGACGCCTAACGAACGTCTACCCATGCGGACCGATACCCAACAAACCGATGTCGCCGAGCGAGCGGTCGAGCGCACCGACGCCCCGGCGGACCGACCGCGGGAGGTCTTGGACGTTCGGGAGTTGGGGCCGCCCAAGCCACTGACCGAGACGCTGGAGACGCTGGCGGACGAGTCGGACGACGCTGTTGTCGTGCAGGTCAACGACCGGGCACCACAGCATCTTTATCCGAAACTCGAAGACAGGGGCTACGAGTTCGAGACTGTCGAGGACGGCGAGGCGGTCCTCACGACGATTTGGACCGGCGAGAAAAGAGACGAGTAGCGCGAACCGAATCGGTTCATCGCATCGAGTCGAGCGCGACGTAGGAGTCCTCTTCGGCGGTAATCCACTCGGTTACGAGGTCCTCGTCGTCGGCGTCTGCGGGGTAGAGCGTACACTCGTCGGCATCGTCGTCGCGCTCGACCACGACGGCGGTGAGCGGACTCGGCCGGTCGGCGGGGGCCGGGTCGGCGAGAGGGTCGTCGGTTTGCGGCACGGTATCGTCGTCGTTGGCGGGAGTCGTATTCGTCATAGCTGGAATAGCGGGGGCCGGGGGTCGAATCAGTCGTCGTTCGCTTCGATTGCGGCGTCGAGGGCTGACGGCTCCTCGTCGAAGTTCTCGGCGATGTTGACGGTCAACACCGGGACCGACGAGAGCGTCACGACCTTCTGGGAGACGCTTCCGAGCATGTTCCGGGTCGGGTCGGCACCGTGAGTGCCCATGACCACGAGGTCGGCGTCCCGGTCGTCGGCGGCCGAGAGAATCTCGTCGGCCGGGTTGCCCTGCCGAATCTCGGTGGTCACGTCAACGTCCTCGAACTGGGCCGCGGTTTCGTCGGTCGCACGCTCGCCCTCCTCGTGGAGTTCGTCGGTGACCTCGGGGACGCGCTCGTCGTCGAGGGTCAAGAAGGCGCGGTCGTCCACGACGTAGAGGACGTGAACGTCGGCGTTGCGCCGTTCGGCGACGTCGCGGGCGTGTTCGACCACAGTCTCCATGGCTTCGCTCCCGTCCGTGGGGAGCAGGACCGTCTCGTACATTACATTTCGTGCTTCGCACTGAGGGGCTATATAAACGTACAGTCGTTCCCACTCGATGAAAACGTTCGCCGTCACGTCGTGCGAATCCGACGCGAGTCGGAATTCCCGTCGCTTTTCTAATCTAAGAAAATTAACCATTCCCACCCTCTGAGAAAAGAATACATCAATATGCCCCTCCGGCGCTAAAAGTTAGACATGACAGTCGTGGTTCCGTTCGACGGCTCCGAACTCTCGGAGGCCGCGCTGGTTCGGGCGACTGCGCTCGGAGACGCCTTCGGCGAGCGCGTTCTGGCGCTCACCATCGTCCCGGACGGGGACCTCCAGTACGCCCGCGAGCGAAACTGGGTCGGTCCCGACGAGGAGTTCGACGTCCAGACTATCGTCGGCCGACTCCACGAGCGAGTCGCCGAGGTCGCACCCGAGGCCGACTTTCAGCACGAGACGGTCGGTCGGTACGCCTCGGCGGGCACCATCGCCGGTCAGTTGCGCGAGACGGCGAAGGACGCCGGGGCCTCGCTGGTCGCCATCGGGAGCGACAACGCCGGGCACATGGTCACGTCGATACACAGCGTCGGGAGTACGGTCGCGTCCGACGAGGCCTTCGACGTCCTCATCGTTCGTCGCCCGATTCCGACCGAGGACCGCCCGGAAGAAACCGCCGGGTGGTGAAGTAATTCGGGCGGGAGGGAACTCCAGTCCTCGATTTTCAGGGTCTGGGAATCGGTGGCCCGTTATACCCTGTTGGTCGTCCAACTTTCTCCCGTAGGAGTGATTCGCTATGGCCACCGACACGTCCAACTTCCGAACCGAAGCGAACGTCTTCGAAAGCGACCTCGCGGGCATCACGGTCCGCGGTAAGGCCCACGACCTGAGCGCGTGGTTCGTCGTCGCGTTACGCCTCATGATGGGCTACGCCTTCCTCCACGCCGGGTGGACCAAGATTACGGCCGCCGAACCCTTCGACGCCGGCGGCTACCTGACCAACGTCACCGCGGCCAGTCCGCTGTCGGGCCTGTTCCACTGGA
This genomic window contains:
- a CDS encoding helix-turn-helix domain-containing protein, with the translated sequence MPTAKLHITLPDDVWIAQVSSAHPDAEFRVLAAFPADETGVGLLEITSSDLPSVVADMDDREDIVRLDLQQASEESALVEFETTAPLLLFSVQESGLPLELPFVIEDATAEVELTASRDRLSAFTAQLEAFGMDFDVEYVREMVNSESLLTQRQQELLNTAVDEGYYDTPRECSLTELADEAGVAKSTASETLHRVEEKIVKEYVGS
- a CDS encoding DUF2249 domain-containing protein — encoded protein: MRTDTQQTDVAERAVERTDAPADRPREVLDVRELGPPKPLTETLETLADESDDAVVVQVNDRAPQHLYPKLEDRGYEFETVEDGEAVLTTIWTGEKRDE
- a CDS encoding DUF7511 domain-containing protein, with product MTNTTPANDDDTVPQTDDPLADPAPADRPSPLTAVVVERDDDADECTLYPADADDEDLVTEWITAEEDSYVALDSMR
- a CDS encoding universal stress protein — translated: MYETVLLPTDGSEAMETVVEHARDVAERRNADVHVLYVVDDRAFLTLDDERVPEVTDELHEEGERATDETAAQFEDVDVTTEIRQGNPADEILSAADDRDADLVVMGTHGADPTRNMLGSVSQKVVTLSSVPVLTVNIAENFDEEPSALDAAIEANDD
- a CDS encoding universal stress protein, encoding MTVVVPFDGSELSEAALVRATALGDAFGERVLALTIVPDGDLQYARERNWVGPDEEFDVQTIVGRLHERVAEVAPEADFQHETVGRYASAGTIAGQLRETAKDAGASLVAIGSDNAGHMVTSIHSVGSTVASDEAFDVLIVRRPIPTEDRPEETAGW